In a genomic window of Magnolia sinica isolate HGM2019 chromosome 14, MsV1, whole genome shotgun sequence:
- the LOC131225619 gene encoding ferritin-like catalase Nec2 isoform X1, with protein MAVSGFSVSLLFFFLCLGYFAPGCLTEDPACVSPPPLNGTPIFPDDVDKIQFALNLEYLEAEFFLYGALGYGLDGVAPEIAQGGPPPIGGKKANLDRLTHQIIEEFGYEEVGHLRAIKSTVGGFPRPLIDISSKNFATIFDNAFEKPLSPPFDPYISSVNYLLASYVIPYVGLVGYVGTNPNINGYVSKRLLAGLLGVEAGQDAVIRALLYERADELVLPYKRTVAEFTARVSDLRNRLANCGIKDEGLFVPLQLGAENKTTSNILSANADSLSYARTPAEILRTVYGTGDESKPGGFFPEGGSGSIARGFLKTP; from the exons ATGGCTGTATCGGGCTTCTCTGTTTCtttgcttttcttctttctctgctTAGGCTATTTTGCGCCGGGGTGTCTGACAGAAGACCCAGCATGTGTATCTCCTCCACCACTAAATGGGACTCCGATATTCCCTGATGATGTGGACAAAATACAGTTCGCTCTCAATTTGGAGTACTTGGAGGCTGAGTTTTTCCTGTATGGAGCGCTAGGGTACGGTCTAGATGGGGTTGCTCCTGAAATAGCCcagggtggcccacctcctaTCGGAGGTAAGAAAGCCAACCTCGACCGCCTTACACATCAGATCATCGAAGAATTTGGTTATGAGGAAGTTGGCCATTTgag ggccaTTAAATCAACTGTTGGCGGATTTCCAAGGCCCCTCATCGACATAAGCTCTAAGAATTTTGCTACTATATTTGATAATGCATTTGAAAAGCCACTCAGCCCACCTTTTGATCCTTACATCAGCAGCGTTAATTACCTTCTTGCTTCTTATGTCATTCCATACGTGGGACTTGTGGGCTACGTGGGCACTAACCCAAATATCAACGGCTACGTTTCAAAAAGA TTGTTGGCTGGGCTTTTAGGAGTGGAAGCGGGTCAAGATGCCGTAATTCGAGCTTTACTCTACGAGCGAGCTGACGAGCTTGTGCTTCCTTACAAACGCACGGTGGCTGAATTCACAGCCCGTGTATCGGACCTGCGAAACAGACTGGCAAACTGTGGCATCAAAGACGAAGGCCTTTTCGTCCCACTACAGCTCGGTGCGGAGAATAAGACCACTAGCAACATCTTATCGGCGAATGCAGATTCTTTATCGTATGCACGGACGCCTGCCGAGATTCTAAGGACGGTCTACGGGACTGGCGATGAAAGCAAGCCTGGCGGTTTCTTTCCAGAAGGTGGTAGTGGGAGCATTGCTAGAGGATTTCTGAAAACGCCATGA